Within Wyeomyia smithii strain HCP4-BCI-WySm-NY-G18 chromosome 2, ASM2978416v1, whole genome shotgun sequence, the genomic segment aataaaaaatatgctgatttttatttcaaatttttttcacatcgcaaaacatagttttaaattaatgaataaatttgaaattcttagaggaacaattattgaaactgttgagaagagtaaatgaatgaagaagaaaatcaAATGACGATCAGACAAGAACTTACATTTTACGAACCCGAAGaaatcgaaggtaaatacttctctaTTCTGTTTGATGCTCTTTATACAGTTcttccaaattcagttgaacctgaGAAAGCATTTTTCTCAGCTAGAATTATTGCTAATAAAATTCGCTGCAGtttgggcgacgaagctttgaccaagCTACAGCTATTTAAAATTCACTTTCTCAAGAATAAgcagcagtaatttttaggacgaaattttttattgattgattattcCATCCTGTAAATGCTTTGTATCAGGAGCAAGTTGTTCATAACTAGATGCAAAAATAAAtccctaatccaaatttatatttatatattatttttttagttttacttttaaatagcacaaaacgaataatgacttaCGTCTTTTTGCGGATAAGATGGTGATTActgccccaaactatgattttcagaatttgtggTTGGACTAGTAGGTTAAAAACCCACGGGTTGCCTTTGTATGCGTGTGtaaagagattagctgttctacttaaaaaataaatgtcttgctttattgatatgaaggTTTTTGACATACTATTGATACACACAAATACATCATCTGAATAAATAGGTTAGAGTAAATtaatattcaatgttgcttctgtctaaatatatttatgatatacaccgtcatgtgatttgtaacgcctacctaagtggTTAGCATTCATCAAccttacaatgatttatgaatattgtgacaattttttaatttcaaggaAAAATACCGGAAAttccggttttttcgcctctccaataccggtatttcggtattgaaaaaaatatcggttttaccggtttttgttttaccggtaaaccaccctagttcACACATTAACTTCCAGCTGTTTCTTCTGGATTTTCTTATTTCCTTGTTGTATTTTGTTAGTGATGTtctaatgttcccaattacctGTTAGTTTCGCTTTATTGAACAGTTTCCTAACGTAACGATTCCTCTATTATCTCAGGAACGTCAGCCGAAATCATGTTTTTTGGGATATCGGAATCGGCGAGTACAGCTTTATCAGTAGTAGCAGCAGTTGTACATTGGAAACGGTAGAAAAGTTTTCAGCAAACAATTCACATTTATCCAATGGGTTAATAGTAGATTCATAAGCTAGAAAAACCTTTGTTGAAGTTCCATTATTATTCCTTCTCTTCGTTCTAACAAACTGCCAAAAACTCTTTGAATTTCGCCGCAGGTTACTTTGCATCATGGTAACGTATTGTTAATGCAATCGAAAGATTTCCGAACGATTTTGTAATAATCATTTTCAGTGGTCGGcgccattccgctaattcgctaatcgctggttagcgacgctaaaattcagttagcggttcagcgaattcgctaatttttgagctggttagcgaaactgttagcgtcgctaaaattttggccttcgaaacgctaattgctaattcgctaaattttgtagagaagcgacaatagaaatatttagaaaaacctaaattgctgatggcgtagggggattaggggcataatgagcacacggggcgaaatgggcaccccacttttatgcgaaactacgcattttttaatacagtcaaacctatttttgtgcgagggataggtaccgcacaaaaaaatcgcataaaaaatcatttgaaatttcacgtgcagctacaaaacaatatttccacagcattattaaaaaaaactttttttatgcggtttaaaaaaatttcagttaaaaataacttgaaagttgttgattctgatttagaattcctatgagaaaattttaaaacatcggattgataaacgaAACTTTTTCAAACATGCTAATCCTATCAACCGCTTTCCTTCGTAGGCAAgcaattcgtgacttttcctacgtaaaactggctcaaatagtaatttttgggCACAAGAGCTCTGTAAtgcgttggaattcattccaagaaacggaaaaactaaatggctgaaaatgttATCGGAAGTGGCCTTTTTTCATatgccgcacaaaaaaaattcgcataaaaatagtcgcacaaaaaaataatcgcataaaaaatgtcgcacaaaataaatttcgcacaaaaacaggtttgactgtacaacctatacaatatggtatgtggaactcttccgtagttactacagtatctatttatgtagaacaaaagtgatttgtctgtttaaaatatcgaaatatattgaaaaaatcaatttggtTCCCGAATgtggaaaaaattattattattgcgcactacaaaataagcttctacggtcgtttaaatggctcaatcaagtatgtaaacacatcaatatgacgtatgggtcgtaccccgaATTCACtgtcattgaagttttgattttaagctataattagtgttaaaatctcatgttaactttaactgATTCGGTAGgtgcgaaatggtcacctttaggtggggtgaaatgagcacaccttgtcacataaacttacctgaaattcatctcagtagacttgtgagtttgtctgttgccatagtcagtgtttgtttacagtgatggtgcgaacatatattagagaATCTTTCGGAAGCGGCGGCCCCTCGcatgcaaacaactgatctactggattGCCCGGATTACTGAAGCATAGGGGCAATTCCCtagtttacgtccgaacgagcggtagcgagtaaggacagcatgcgCCCCGGACGATCGAGATGGGcgaaggccacgagtgtgttgcattaaattttaaacaaaatcaattttcaatattttttcattctatgaaacaattaggaaacggaaacaaataaaaaaacaaaaaaaaaaaatatttttatttggggttccaaacaatcgtaaatttatcggaagtcgattggttttgtctccgcttggcgcattgcatttcaaatttatatggagatttgtatggaaaaaccaacttctATGCATTTTCCactctaaagagctcaaaatggctcaaacggtttcataacttcaaatggtaggttttttgatgcctaacaacttggccgaagacactaaagagcaagggtgttccaaaaaaatactagagctgttcaaagtatgtatgtcgaaatttatgttgcaaataattttttctgccaacactgccagtgtaccggcgtcagttagatttccatcagaagtaatctCTGAAACTCGTTGTAGATTCtttttacgcctagaatattgacctaaatttgtttgcttgatccagctgagtgtaaaAACTCGTAACAACAGGTTACTTcagatgggaatcctactgacgctgatacattggtaatgttggcaggaaacaagattttctgcattaaaATCGACATAATCCACTTttaacagctatagctcttctcagggacattctagctcttcagtgtcctctgcaaagttgttaggcatagaatactatactttaacataatgtagtgcattattagagcattattgagctctctagaaaggtaaatgcaaaaaagtaggttttcccatataaattttcatacaaatttgaaaggcaatgcgccaagcggagacaaaaccaatcgacttcaggtaagtttagggttgttggggccccaaaaagaaccaaaaaaacttggttctagaAATTCgttcacttttccccaccccaATATATAACCGATTCTGACCTATAAataagtacagtgacgtttcgattataccaagataaatttcttatttatttcatgttattttcgtgtgtatgtgttaatATATGTTTAAATGTGTGTGAATGTACAGTTTTCAATGtttggtatagttgtgctgttggctacctaaaatttgttacttagagtgaaaaacaaaatacaccagaaattatagaaatcgtgtaaatctattttaacaaataataaattcgaatgaaagaggctgggtttcaccgctaggtggataattTCGGGTTTCATTTAAATCATCATTaattatcaatgatttttcgGCCTTTCGAATGATTCGGCCTTTTGTGGTTCGGCCGTTTGATACATTCGGCCGTTTGTTATTTCGACCGTTtgaaattcggccgtttgtaATTCGGCCGTTCGTGTTTCGGCCGTTTGTAGGTAAACCGTACttttacacagtttcaagatatcttctataagagtgctcattatgcaCCAgtgggtgctcattgtgccccagtggggtgctcattgtgcccaagggattggtatggtagccttcaagcgtaacggacatctatttctgtaccgttctTCACAAAACTTTCTTTATGCCGTCACAATTTGCTTCTATTTGTTTTGGGGCACAATTATTGTAcaaaatatcacttagaatatcacattacatacaaaaatcttgaaaaattgctcgaaattaTCCTATATGCTGTCAATAACTGCAGTCAACATTTGgtcggtttgcccgaatcaacatatGATAAGGGTGAactgaccatttttcgggtgccagtgccagtgatgttggtaacgcgtcaaatgtatggtagctgacagcggtGCCATTCCCGtgattgtgccccacacattgactgattgctagtttttgatgcatgaatctaatttgtgtttttcaccattatacgataaactttccaatttgtgaatagtgtgcctttaattatagatagttaaatcaaattttgcactgaagacagcttaaaatttttgtcgttttacctgcttaaatcagcaaccaagttaaggtgctcattatgcccctatttcccctacgtaaattgcttcgaaagatgaacatactttactgccaAAGCTACTTTtgtcagtctttttaccctagaatggagttccagttatcgtacaagccacaggatatgatgatgatgatggtcctgccacatacccctacaaaggtttgagctggacgatttatctatagataattaatgtagtcacatttaaatcagttatgcaaaaaaacgaactgattttacctccagatataaacttcttcaaaaactgtttacttgattTACATCGGTAAATATGTGAAGAGCTATAGAGctacacaaaactagcacagggttttcatgaccttcagccagactaaccacaactacttcatgatttttctctaagcattgttaaagaatccatttatatctgaattccgcgcgcgaggctcaaacttatgtagtcactttctaatatttttcaaagctacgacaacataaaggaaaaaatccatcatcaccaccgtgacgaacacagtagtttttgttaattcattacatattaaaaaaggtctaatataaaatatgaataaaattttacaacacaatcagatccgttcgtaaaaacttcgtcagttacatgcttcaataaaacgataaataaatagataggttccaaaaataaatagttcatccaaaataaatccgttgtttaaacttcgtcagataaactctcgtcattttataaaagttttaattttcgttctgtacaacagaaactttcacatgtgaaatacattgtctcttgaactccgcaagcgttggtgcacgtttatcatgtcttggcatcgaattgaaaaaatttatacctttataaaacaatgaattttgcaaggctcttgttagaaagaaaggtgttcttatttcatccgcgtttctagtgttatatctatgaaaatctcttcctctttcaattcgatcacacaaatattgaaGTAGCAAaccattatttattttaattgaagcattttgaagaacaagctcaaggtctaaAAAATGACTGAATTCGTCCTTTCCCTGAAAGTAGCAGAACATAATGGATAATTCTTCTGGTAACTTCAGTGTAATAACAATTTCGTAATAAACCATTATAAAAAAGCTACGAATTGATTCCGGCCCGTACTAGGTATAACAACATTTGTCCAAGAACTGGGAAAGTCGTAAAATGAAAGCATAAAAACTGGATTGATTCATTGTGTTGGCATGCAATATTGGAGCTTTGCaattttgattgattgatgTCAACATTGTTAAAATacaattttcttaaaaaaaacttcttcgTTTCTGCGAGtagaaagtgatttttttttaaataaaaaaatgaactattattgataaaaaaaactagttttattGGTTGCATCACGTTCCAGAATTGGTGAGACACCACAAAGGTGGTATCTACAAACAAAATATATTGCTAGATGACACAAACaacttgaaataaaatcacaaaaataaaatttgtatcatATTTTTGCACTCGATGGAATAGTTTGACGACGTATTCGACGATCATCTTgttgataaaaaattgaaaatcttttGGCTCTTGCCTTCAAAATCTAGCTTCATTTAAAGATATGTATCTACAACATACATGCTTCCGGCCTCTTGAGTCGATTCCGCTTGTCAACAGAATTGCATGCGCAGTTGAAAACATGTTCCCAAACAAGTCGCTCACGTTTTGTATTTCGTTTTACCTCGCACTGATGCGCGACGAATCGGTTCACTGCTGACCGCGAGACTGCTCGCGCTTTGCCACTATACCGCACAGTCTTCCATCAGGTGTGATGATCCGTTGAAATGTTAGCCAATACTCTTGATAATCAGCAAACAATGGATTTCTCCGTGTACTCTCCTCTGTTGCCAATATTGTTTTACCTACTGATGTGTTTGACGACAAAGTTTGTAAAACTATTCAACCACTCTTTTGCAGACAATTCTGGTAAATTGTCCGATGCATCTCCCGTTGGTTCGGTGAGCTCTGTCGAGATCGCCCAGGAATTCTCCGGTTTGACCTCGGAAGAACAGGATGCTCAACGTGCCGAGTGGAGTCAGGTAGGTCATCTGGAAATGACACTTCagactaaaataaaataaaattatacctCTCCTACAATAGGAACTAGCCCGAGTTGAGGAAGAAATCACTACACTTCGTACCGTTCTGCAATCCAAGATTCGGCTCGCAAGTGAACTAAAGCGCAAGCTGGGTATCACTGTGTGGAAGGAAATCACCGACGACGTTAGTCAGGGATTCAAAAATGTCAAGGAAAGTACTGTGTAAGTATCGAATTTATTCTGGCTTACCTTCGTCATCCAATAGgtcatttttgtaatgatgTGCAAACTGATCAATCCATAAGGATTGTAGTCACACCttcataattattataatttgtATACCTATAATTTTTCCCCGACAACTGTACCGTCAATATTCGTTTGTGCTGTTGAGCTGTATATTTTACCTGTTGATTTGctttctcattttttgttattactattattttcattttccttTTAAGTTATCACACTGTCGAGTCCAAGGTCGGCGAGATTACAACGGCTGTTACAAGTGCCCCGATGTAAGTATAATACTTCTCCGAAGGGATGCAAAAAGGTGCCGTCTAACGTAACCTTGTAACATCCTGGTGTGCTGCTAACTTTTGATGTCGACTCTCTTACCCTAATCAAGTCGTTTTTGTTTTACCATCTAACTGTGTTAGTGTGTCAATTTGGTCGATGGCTTTGCTACTTCTCTAAATTAAACTCTTACACCCGGTTATCCTGCgataacgataaacattttcccTTGCTTGTTTATGTCTTTCTTGATTCGATTCATTCCTCGCGTTGGCTTCTGCTTTTACTCACCAATAGGATAGCGAAAGGGTGAGTACTGTTTCCAAAATAGCAAACAATTCCGAAAACTACCGTAAGATCCCTAGCACTTTTTACATTACCCAAAATGAAGATGGCACACATCCTTGTTTCAACATTATTGTCTGTCGTCTCAATCTATCCATAGCTAGCGAGGGGATTGAATTAATCTGTTACCTACTTACAGCTACCAGAAGACCGAGACGGCCCTCAAGACAACAGCCGGTAAGACAACGTCCGTACTGGGAGGAATCACCACTAAGATGACACAGAAACTCTCGGAAATGAAACAATCGGACTCCTACCGATCGTTCGAGGAGAAGGTTGGGTCGGCCTACGAGAACGTTAGGGTAGGTTCAACTCGGCACTGACGTGTTCAGTTTAGGACATACCTATAATGTAGTCTTCTATTCTCCTTCTATTCCCTTCCTCAGTCCAAGGTATCCTCGCGGTCCAGCTCGATCCAGAGTCTGTCGGATCTGCAGAACGACGAACGTCGTAGCTCGATCACGACACCAACGGCCATTCCGGAGGAGAAAATCGTTCCTTAATAACCCACTTCAGCCTGTTTCGTATCGCCCGCCACTAATCGGCTGCAGAGTAAACACTTCATGATGtgaaagttttttgttttattctgggctGCAAGTTTGATAGGGATTATACCCAAACTTAGGAGATAAATTAACATGATGCAACTGTTGAATGCTATGTATACTGTAGAACCTGCTGTAACTGTTTCTAAGATCAATAAATTATGCAATCGAAGATATTTTTTCCGCAGTGTACGCCGACTCTTGTATCTTTAGTACCGTTTGGCTAGTAAGATTTAGCGTATATACAGGAAGAAGTAGCCCTTTTTCGACACGAGTACTCTAATGAGAATCGTTTGTTCTTATCCGCCCACATTGCTGCAAAACAGTCCACTTCACAGTACCATCGGAAATCAGACAGAACATAAAAACAagatattttatactttagaAGAAAAAACTAAATACAATAAAACTTAATGTGCCTAACTGTAgtggtttttatttgtttcagcCATAAAGCAACCATTTTGAATAGCGGTCCTTTAAAAAATAGCAGCCCGGTAGTTTGTAGGTACTTAAGCAGATTAACAATCGACCCgtgaaaataaatttgtgatGTGTAATTGCCAATTTTCCTACAAAAGCCTCAATCGCCTCCCGTTGAACGGAACAGAATGACGTTATCTTAACAGGATGGTAACATTCTCGTTTCTCTCATGCTATATTATATGCTGTACGATTATACTATACACTGTTTAACACGATTTAGACGTAACAAAACAGCACCTAATAGCATCGAACCGTTATTAATTAGGAAGATATGTATTGAATTAATTTAAAATCCGTGACCGGAGGATAATATGTGTGCTCATAAttgaataagatagacgcagtTTATCCTTTACGTCAATACATTCTTTACACAAAGACTAGCAGCTTAATTTTGACAATTATTCCGAAAgcctaaaactttttttttgtcttcaaaAAGTTAATCCCAACGTTCATTTGTCAGGACATAACGAAAAGGAGAAATGTGATACTTGAATGAGGATGACTCCTGCCACTTCTTTCCGTAACGATATATTCACTCCATAATAGATATAATTTATGTACTTTACATGGCTGCGTAGTGTAATGTAATCCGATACAATCTTGCACTATTTTTATCTATTGCATGCTTTTAGCTTTAACTAGATGGCGCTGTAACACAAAAAATCTATATGAACTAGTACCGCGACCGTTGCCTCGTTACAGAGAGTAGAGAAGATATATTCGTAAATTTTGTCAAGATGCAATTTGTTTAACAGAAACAATGAGAACGGACAAGAGATTTAAAAATGTTGATCAACACCTTATACATATCAAGGCGGCGATCGAAACGTTGAAAGCTTTACGGATTTGGACATTTAACGATTAATATTGTCATGACTTCGGTTACGATTGATTTTAGGGTAAATAGTAATAAACTGCGACATATCACGGACCAGGTGATGAATCTCAAGCttgcatttttaaattcgaTTTAATTTGGAAATGAACAAAAGCCACACGGGTACTGTTAACAGGTTCTGTAAAGGTAATACTTTTTCCGAATAAATACAAAATTAACCTTATGATAACACAAAACGAAAATCTTCTAAACCGATTCTATTTCATTATTCCAGTCAGCTTGAACTGTAAACAATGAAACACCAAAAAAATGTTCTGGGAAACAATTATTTACAGCATCTTGCTATTTAGAATTAACATTCAGAGTGGCGATGTTCGATTTAAAACTAGTGTTGGCTCCTATTCTGCTAGCCGTATCGTGTTGAAATAGGAAAGATACCTTACTTCTTGTCcatgatttgaaaatttttgtgcAGTTGCGGTTTGATGTCGTAAACCAGCTGAAGAATCTCGTCAATCAGAGCGGCCTTGTTGACGGAAATCGAGCGGCTCATCTCCTCTATCTTAACAACCGTGTCAGCGTCGATCTTAGCCGCAACACCTTCGCGGCTACCCATGtgctataaaaaaaatgtgaaaatatttctatcattttccatctttaatttattcaaattgaAAGGTTGAAAATGTCTAACTACGCAAATAAACTTCAAAATACTGTATATTAAATCGTGATTACACGCATCAAAACACCACTTAGTGCTCATTGTGTATTCATTCAGTAGGTACCAGTTCGCAGATTGTGCTGAAGGTCATACACTTTGCACCACGAATGGTTTTCTGGCTTACCTTCGCTTCGAACTCTTTGAATTGTCTATCACGTTCCTGGCGGTATCTTTCGATTTCTTCCTGGGCTTCCTCCTTGGCTTGTTTCAGCCGACGCTGTTTTCCTGTTAGGAAAGAAAGTGTACAACAGACATGATTCAATTTCTTATCTAACAGCGATTGAACCGAGCATGATAAGAGCTACACAGAAGAAATGAGCTGGCGCTGTTATTGATTTTTCTTCTCATATGAGCACAACGCAGCTTTTCTACTTTCTGGCTGCTGGTCTTACAGACAGGAACTTACTTTTCCGTGCTTCGCCAACCTTTTCTGCAGCTCGCTTTTCAGCGGCCAACAATTGCTGAATTCCATGCGTTTGACTCGCCATTGCACACTCAATTCAAAGACTTTGTGCGAAAGTGAAAAAACTGGCCCAAAATTTCCAAATCACCGAATTGAACAACGAGCTCGCGAAGCAAAAGTTAATTAATGTCACTTGCAAGCAAAGTTGccagatttatttattttgcatcAAATTTCACGGCAGTCTTTAGAGAAGATTATgattatggggggggggggtgaataatgacaaattgataaaaatgattttaaaactgTTATGAAACTATCCATTCAAAAAAATTAGATGTGATATTAGATTAGTAAAAACTTCAATCTTTTAAAAGTTTATATTCGTTTTgagtaaattttaaaaattgccATTgacttattttcgaaaaaatatgtttataaaTGGGAAAAAGCAAGACTTAACGTTTGTTTTAAGTACAATGTTTACCTTCAATGAATATCTTATGTTGTGTGTGAAGGCTCTATCtaatacactctttgaccaagcgtcaaatatttgtcactttttgacagataaaatttTGGTCAAAgaaaattgtttgtcactctccaattttaacatagGGCAAACACGGGTATACAACAACCATGATATCAAATAAATTTGGCCATTATGtcaaaaggtcaaatatttgaccattggacaaagagtgtaatacaggcttaagcattttataggaaattttgatgccatgatgaatttaaGATTGGTAGGCAAATTTTACCCCCCTTTTCAACTCCCCGGTTGGATGAGATAAAGGACGACAATGACAGGTCTTTTTgagcagagtctatgtttataatatagagtcgcgcaaagattaaaccaaaggaaccaaatcagagTGCTTTCCGCAGAAATCACCTCTAtataggttcgttcgttttcctaggTCTACTGACTCGTAGGGGTGATCTTCTAGTTTAGTCCAAAcaagcggtagcgagtaagaaTAGCATACATCTCAGAGTTTTTTAGAAATGAACTTTGTGAGCATTCAGCCCTAAGTTTATACACAATTGATaagttgcggctgcgtttgcggcaatttgacagttagcccatacattttctgccaaattaacgtcaacgcaacgcaaacgtaaccattgtgcttgggccttaatgatttttcagcttttcgtgattcagcctttcgtgtttttcagcctttcgtgtttttcagccttacgtgtttcagcctttcgtagtagacccgGTTTTGGAGATCAAATGTCGATGTTCTTAAGGTTGCATCGCGATTTATTACGAGCTTTACATATTGCATGTTCGTAATAttcgaacctctctgcttacgtaaGCTTTAG encodes:
- the LOC129724792 gene encoding V-type proton ATPase subunit G-like; this translates as MASQTHGIQQLLAAEKRAAEKVGEARKRKQRRLKQAKEEAQEEIERYRQERDRQFKEFEAKHMGSREGVAAKIDADTVVKIEEMSRSISVNKAALIDEILQLVYDIKPQLHKNFQIMDKK
- the LOC129724790 gene encoding tumor protein D52 isoform X1; its protein translation is MRVGEDDVPSLEYIEDPYIPKLDSCVTPSLDDVNEYNVDELGDEQNWPEETELYLRSLTLDQILGLSSDEDADPDLEMQTVETEFHPPLPVDCLTSRQSTGARKIMEHILAHRLLNGSSSRFNLFSRKQIRDVRVTFIDFSKPYLARMSSGDNYKSFLNIGSAVDNSGKLSDASPVGSVSSVEIAQEFSGLTSEEQDAQRAEWSQELARVEEEITTLRTVLQSKIRLASELKRKLGITVWKEITDDVSQGFKNVKESTVYHTVESKVGEITTAVTSAPIYQKTETALKTTAGKTTSVLGGITTKMTQKLSEMKQSDSYRSFEEKVGSAYENVRSKVSSRSSSIQSLSDLQNDERRSSITTPTAIPEEKIVP
- the LOC129724790 gene encoding tumor protein D52 isoform X2, coding for MRVGEDDVPSLEYIEDPYIPKLDSCVTPSLDDVNEYNVDELGDEQNWPEETELYLRSLTLDQILGLSSDEDADPDLEMQTVETEFHPPLPVDCLTSRQSTGARKIMEHILAHRLLNGSSSRFNLFSRKQIRDVRVTFIDFSKPYLARMSSGDNYKSFLNIGSAVDNSGKLSDASPVGSVSSVEIAQEFSGLTSEEQDAQRAEWSQELARVEEEITTLRTVLQSKIRLASELKRKLGITVWKEITDDVSQGFKNVKESTVYQKTETALKTTAGKTTSVLGGITTKMTQKLSEMKQSDSYRSFEEKVGSAYENVRSKVSSRSSSIQSLSDLQNDERRSSITTPTAIPEEKIVP
- the LOC129724790 gene encoding tumor protein D54 isoform X3, whose protein sequence is MEESPVYNSGKLSDASPVGSVSSVEIAQEFSGLTSEEQDAQRAEWSQELARVEEEITTLRTVLQSKIRLASELKRKLGITVWKEITDDVSQGFKNVKESTVYHTVESKVGEITTAVTSAPIYQKTETALKTTAGKTTSVLGGITTKMTQKLSEMKQSDSYRSFEEKVGSAYENVRSKVSSRSSSIQSLSDLQNDERRSSITTPTAIPEEKIVP
- the LOC129724790 gene encoding tumor protein D52 isoform X4, which encodes MEESPVYNSGKLSDASPVGSVSSVEIAQEFSGLTSEEQDAQRAEWSQELARVEEEITTLRTVLQSKIRLASELKRKLGITVWKEITDDVSQGFKNVKESTVYQKTETALKTTAGKTTSVLGGITTKMTQKLSEMKQSDSYRSFEEKVGSAYENVRSKVSSRSSSIQSLSDLQNDERRSSITTPTAIPEEKIVP